The stretch of DNA GAGACGCCCTCGCATGACAGCCATACTTGAAGCCCGCCATCTGGCCAAGAAAGTGATGACCAGTGAAGGTGAGCTGGTCATACTAAAGGATATCAATATTGCGATTGAAGACGGCGAAACCCTTGCCATTGTTGGTGCCTCCGGGTCGGGCAAATCCACATTGCTGGGTTTGATGGCTGGTCTGGATACTGCCAGCAGTGGCGATATGATGCTTGACGGTGCCAACCTCAGTGCCATGGATGAGGAAGAGCGTGCTCTGCTGCGAGGTCGCAGTGTTGGCTTTGTCTTTCAGTCATTTCAGTTGCTGCCCAGTTTGACTGCGCTGGAAAACGTCATGCTGCCGATTGAACTCAAAAATGATCGGGATGCCCGCAACAAAGCAGCCGTGCTATTGCAACGCGTGGGTCTTGAGTCCCGTCAGCATCATTACCCGAATCAATTGTCCGGCGGCGAGCAGCAGCGGGTGGCGATAGCGCGGGCTTTCGCGTCCCAGGCGCGCATCCTGTTTGCTGATGAACCGACCGGTAATCTGGATTCAGCAACAGGCGCACGGGTCATCGAGCTGCTGTTCTCGCTAAACGCAGAGTTTGGTACCACGCTGGTGCTGGTGACGCACGATGATCGTCTGGCAGAACGGTGTGGTCGGATTGTGCGGCTGGTTGCCGGCGATATTACCGAGGACAGCCGTCATGGCTGAGAGCTCTGTCAGCAATACTCAAACTTTACAGCCGGATACACTGCTGCGTATTGCCCTGCGTTTGCTGTGGCGCGACTGGCGTGGCGGAGAGCTGAAGTTGTTGCTGTTGGCCATGATCATGGCAGTCACATCAGTCACCGGTATTGCCCTTTTCACGGACCGGCTGCAGGGAGCTTTATTGCAGGAGTCTGCCAATATGCTGGCTGCCGATCGCGTACTCAGCAGCCGGACCCAGCCCCCGCGGGAGTGGCTGCAGCAAGCAACTGAACGTGGTTTGGATACTGCGGAGTTTGTGTCCTTTGCATCCATGGTGTTCTCTGATCAGAGCAACCTGCTGGTTTCCGTGAAAGCCGTCAATGACAGCTATCCATTGCGGGGCGATCTGCAGGTGGCTGACCAGCCTTTTGGTGTGCCTTACGTTAACAACGATGGGCCCGCGCGCGGAGAAGTCTGGGTTGAATCACGGGTGTTGCCGGCTTTGGGCTTACAAATTGGTGATGTTCTGTACGTTGGCGATGGCGAATTTACCGTTAGCCAGGTGTTGGTGCAGGAGCCTGACCGACAGCAGGGTGGCATGATGGAAAGTGCCGGACCGCGCCTGCTGATGCACCTGGAGGATGTGGCAGCAACCAATGTCATACAGCCGGGTAGCCGGATCACCTATCGCTATCTGTTTGCAGGCGCCCAGGTGGATCTGGATAATTTTGCACAATGGCTGCGTGATGAATCGGACGGTCAGTCGCGTCTGCGCGATGTGCGTGATGAAAGTCAGGAGGTGGCCGAGGCGCTCAGTCGCGCCGAGAGTTTCCTGATGCTGGGCAGTCTGTTTGCGGTGATTCTGGCTGGCATTGCTATTGCTCTGACTGCCCGACGCTATAGTGAGCGACACTTCGATTATGCGGCGATATTAAAAACGCTTGGCTGCACTTCCAACCAGATCTCTGCCATCTACTTTACGATTCTGGCCCTTTTACTGCTTATTGCGGTCGCTATGGGCTCTATGTTCGGCTGGCTGGTGCACGAGTTGATTCTGCGCCTGCTGGCCTCGGTCATTCCTGTGCAGCTGCCGACCCCTTCGCTAATGCCTTACGGGGTTGGTGCGCTAACAGCGCTGGTTTGTCTGTTTGCCTTTGCCATGCCGCCGTTATTAGCTCTGAAACATACCTCGCCATTGCGAGTGCTGCGCAAGGATCTGGTGGATGCGCCGCTCAGTACGCGACTGCCTTATCTGTTTGGCATCGGCGGTGCCTTGCTGCTGATCATCTGGTACAGCCAGGATCTTTTGATTACAGGTATTCTGGTAGCCGGTGTGGCGGGTGTTGTGCTGGTTCTGAGTGCGCTGTCGTGGCTGCTGCTGCGCAGTGGTTCGGCTGCCGGTATGCGGGCCGGCAGCGCCTGGATGCTGGCCATGTCTGCTGTGCGGCGGCGCCGGCGTCAGAGCGTACTGCAGGTGTTGGTGTTCTGCCTGACCATCATGAGTCTGTTAACACTGGCACTGCTGCGCACCGATCTGATTCGCGACTGGCAGGCGCAATTGCCGGAAGATACGCCCAATCATTTTATGATGAACATCACTGCATCCCAGGTTGATGGCATGCAGAATTTCATGTCGCAGAACAATCTGCAAAGCAATCCGTTTTATCCGATGATGACTGCCGGTTTGCTCAGCGTGAATGGAGAAATGCCACGCAACCCCTGGGATGAGGATGATGAGCAGCAAACCCTGACCGAGCGCAGCGCCGGGCAAGATGATCGCGCTGATGCTGAGGCGGCCGAAGGCGGCGATGAGCAGGGCCGTCAGCGGGTTATCAACCGTCAGGTCACCTGGACTTCATTGTTGCCTCCGGACAATCAGATTGTTGCCGGTAGCTGGTGGGGCGAGGGTGATGTTGCCGGCCAGGTGTCGGTAGAAGATGATTATGCGCGCCGCCTGGGTGTGGAGCTGGGCGACGAGCTGGTGTTTCGCGCCGGCGAAGATCAGGTAACAGTCACGGTGACCAGTCTGCGAACAGTCCGTTGGGACAATATGCAACCGAACTTCTTTTTTATCTTTTCGCCGGGAACGCTGGATCATTTAGGCGCAACTTATCTGTCGACCATGCTGCTGGTAGGTGAACAGAAACTCATGCTGAATGATTTGCTGCGGCAATTCCCGACGATAGTGGTGTTGGAGGTAGATGCCATTATCCAGCAGATTCAGGATATCATTGCACAGGTCAGCTCGGCGATTGAGCTGATCGCGGCGTTAGTGCTGGTGGCGGGTGCGCTGGTCTTGCTGGCCTGTGTGAACGCCACCCTGGATGAACGTTTTCGCGAGAATGCCATACTGCGAACCCTGGGCGCGGGGCGGCGCTTGATTTTGAATTCGCTGTGGATAGAATTCGCGTTTATAGGCCTGCTGGCAGGTGTGATCGCCACCGTTGGGGCGGAGCTGAGTCTCTACTACCTGCAGACCGAAGTTTTTCAGCAGGACTTCTCACCGCACTATTGGGTCTGGTTTGTCGGTCCTGTTGCAGGTACAGTGATCATCTCCTTATTAGGTGTTAACGCTACACGACGCGTCGTTAAAACCAGTCCACTGGCCGTTCTGCGTGAGTTGTCTGTTTAAGCGACGGGAGCAAGATGAATGAGAATACAACAGGTTTTTGAAGGGGTGTCGCAGCTTGGTCTGCTGGTGTGCTTGATGCTGGTATCGGCACTGGCGCAGGCTCAGCAGACAAGTGCCACTGAAATCAGCCGAACATGTGTCTACGGTGATTGCGAAAGCGGTTTTGGAATTCTGGAAATCAGGACGGAGTTGGGAACTGATCGTTATGAAGGTGATTTTCAGAGTGGTCGTTATCACGGTTTTGGTCGTCTGGAGCAGATGATAAGCCGCTCAGAGCGCGCTTATTACGAAGGTGACTGGGTAGCCGGGTCGCGTGAGGGACGTGGCACCTATTGGGATGGTCGATCGCGTCTCTATATCGGACAGTGGCGTGATGATCTGCGCCATGGTCGTGGCGCGTACTTTTTTGGGGTTAACGACTGGTACCCCAATAAACACACAGAGTTGTGGCTCAGAGAAAACACGGAGAATTACACAGGCGAATTTGTCGACGACCTGTACCAGGGGCAGGGTGTGTACCGTTGGCCCGATGGCCAGCGCTACGAGGGTCGATTCTACGCCAATGAGAAACATGGTCCAGGCACATTTTTCTACCCGACGGGCACCCGCCGGGAGCAGGTCTGGGAGTACGGACGTTTTGTGCGCTGAGGCGCCAGACAGAGAGTGAATCATGGATTTACAGTCTATTCGTCGAGAGTATCTGCGCGGTCAATTGCATCGTGAGGAGCTGGCACTCGACCCGATCGAACAGTTCGGCCGCTGGATGGATCAGGCGATAAAAATGGAACAGCCGGAACCCACAGCGATGGTGCTGGCAACTTCCCAGCCGTCACAGCGCGTGGTTCTGCTGAAAGGTTTTGATGAACGCGGATTTACGTTCTTTACCAACTACGAAAGTCGCAAAGCGCAGCAGATTGCTGTCAACTCATCCGTCAGTCTGCACTTCCCCTGGCTGACGATTGAACGTCAGGTCATTATTCAGGGTGTGGCTGAAAAAGTCTCGATTGAAGAGTCAAGGGCCTATTTCAACAGCCGCCCCCGAGAAAGTCAGCTTGGAGCCTGGGCGTCGCCGCAGAGCCGGGTACTGGCATCGCGCGATGTGATGGAGCAGCAGTATGAATCGGCCAGCGAGAAGTTTGCCGGACAGGACATTCCCCTGCCGGAGTTCTGGGGTGGTTATCGCGTCGCGCCGCAGAGCATTGAATTCTGGCAGGGTGGCTCACGGCGATTACATGATCGCTTCCTGTATATCCGCCAGGCTGACGGTGACTGGCTGATAGAAAGGCTGGCGCCCTGACAGCGCCAGCTCATCGGCTCAGCTCTGGTCCCAGGCTGGTAATTTCTTATCAGCCAGTTCACCCTTCAAGCGGGCATATTGCGGTAATCCGTTTTTGTAAGGTGGGTAGTCTTCGCCGGCGATCAATGGCGTGAAGTACTGACGTGCCTGTTCGGTGATATTAAAGCCATCCTCGGTTATAAATTCCCTTGGCATGGGTTTCTCTACATTGGCGACATCGGCCAGTGCCACCTCGCCTATTTCCCACTCATACCTGTCGCCTGGCTTGCGGACGATAGTTGGCATGACGGCATTTTTACCTGCCAGCGCAAACTCAACAGCGGCTTTGCCAACTGCATAGGCCTGCTCAACGTCGGTGGCAGATGCGATGTGACGCGCGGCTCTCTGCAGATAGTCGGCGACCGCCCAATGATACTTGTAACCGAGTTCCTGCTTGATCATATTAGCCAGAAAAGGTGCCACGCCACCCAGCTGAGTATGACCAAAGGCATCTTTGCCACCAGCATCTGCCAGGAACTGACCATTGGCGTAGTGAGCTCCTTCTGAAACCACGATGGCACAGAAACCATAGCGATTCACGCAGTCTCGGACACGACGCAGGAATGCGGGTTTATCGAAAGCGATTTCCGGAAACAGGATAATGTGAGGTGCGTCACCTTCCTGTTCGGCTGCCAGGCCCGCGGCACCGGCAATCCAGCCGGCGTGGCGCCCCATTACCTCCATTACGAAGACTTTGGTGGAGCTTTCGCACATAGAAGCGACATCAAGTCCGGCTTCGCGTATCGATACAGCAACATATTTGGCAACTGAGCCAAAGCCCGGGCAGTTGTCAGTAACAGGCAGGTCATTATCCACGGTTTTGGGAATGCCGATACAGGTGATGGGAAAGCCTTCTTTCAGGCTCAGCATCGACACCTTGTTGGCGGTGTCCTGCGAGTCGCCGCCGCCGTTGTACAGAAAGTAGCGAATATTGTGCGCCCGGAATACGTCCATCAGGCGTTGATACTCAGCGCGATTGTCTTCCAGACTTTTTAATTTATAGCGACATGATCCAAACGCTCCCGATGGCGTATGACGCAAGGCGGCGATTGTTGCAGCAGACTCTTTGCCGGTGTCGATCAGCTCCTCGCGCAGTGCTCCGATGATGCCGTTCAGGCCTGCATAAACGGTGCCGATCTGATCATTGTGGCGCCGGGCGGTTTCAATAACACCGCAGGCGCTGGCGTTGATTACAGCGGTAACGCCGCCTGACTGGGCGTAGAACAGATTTGCTTTGGACATGCTTTACCTGTGGGCAACTGAGTGTGATGCAATGTGGGTCGGGTAAAGGCATAATGTTACAAATTGCGGCTGGCCTTGGCAATGAGCCATTCGCCTGATCTGAAAACAGCGCTCAAAACCAGAGGCAGGAAACAGTGGGACAGAAAAGACGATTGATTATAGGCATGTCGGGCGCCAGTGGCCTGATTTATGGTATTCGTATGCTGCAGATCCTGCAGCATGACCCCGACATAGCAACCCATCTGGTGATGACACCTTCAGCTCGACTTAACATCAGCCTGGAGACTGCGTGGCAGACGGATCAGGTGCTGGCACTGGCGGATGAAGTACACTCAGTCAAGGATCTGGCCGCCAGTATAGCCAGCGGTTCGTTTAAAACAGACGGTATGATTGTTGCGCCATGCTCCATGAAAACGCTGTCGGCCATTGTGCATTCCTATGCGGATAATCTGCTGACCCGGGCTGCTGATGTGGTGTTGAAAGAGCGGCGCAGGCTGGTGCTTATGCCCAGGGAAACCCCACTGCATGCCGGGCATTGTGAGTTGTTGCTGAAAGCCTGCCAGTTGGGGGCCATTGTGGCACCGCCGATGCCGGCGCTCTACACGCTGCCAAAAACTGTCGATGACATCATCAACCACAGCGTCGGACGGGTGCTGGATCTGTTTGATATCGAATCGGGACTGGTCAGTCGCTGGCAGGGTGCTGCACACCAGCCGCGCCTCTGAGAACCGGCAGCCAGATGTGTTCATCCGGCAGCACCGGCAGGCTTTGCAGATAACGCTGAATATTCGCCCGTATGGCTTCTGTTCCGGGGTGGCCGTTGCCCGCGATCGGCGCCGCCATCTGCTGCAAGTCCTCCAGCAGGGCCAGCTCCGCCTGTAACTCCGCAGCTTTGATCTTTTCCCGCAGGGGCGACTGTGCTGACCAGTGCATTTTCATCCAGCGTCGCGCCTGCCGCAAGGGCTGGACAACCTGCCTGCTGATTGACTGATTATGGTGCTCGCTAACAGCCGCTAACTCATCGCTGATTTGTCCTTTATAGACTCCATACCAGCATAGAAAAAACAGGTAGGGAATATCTGCGTTAAAATCATCCTGCAATTGCAGGCACGCCGACTGTACGTCGGATGCCCGATAGACGGTGATGGCAAAGTCGCTTAGAGAAATCATCGGTGGCTCGCGGTCATAAGTGCTAAAGTAAGCATATCAGTTTCAGGAACAGTATATGCGTATTCACATTCTCGGGATTTGCGGCACGTTTATGGGTAGCCTGGCGGTGCTGGCCAAAGAACTTGGCATGCAGGTCAGTGGTTCAGATGCCAATGTCTATCCACCA from Pseudohongiella spirulinae encodes:
- a CDS encoding UbiX family flavin prenyltransferase; protein product: MGQKRRLIIGMSGASGLIYGIRMLQILQHDPDIATHLVMTPSARLNISLETAWQTDQVLALADEVHSVKDLAASIASGSFKTDGMIVAPCSMKTLSAIVHSYADNLLTRAADVVLKERRRLVLMPRETPLHAGHCELLLKACQLGAIVAPPMPALYTLPKTVDDIINHSVGRVLDLFDIESGLVSRWQGAAHQPRL
- a CDS encoding ABC transporter permease, with amino-acid sequence MAESSVSNTQTLQPDTLLRIALRLLWRDWRGGELKLLLLAMIMAVTSVTGIALFTDRLQGALLQESANMLAADRVLSSRTQPPREWLQQATERGLDTAEFVSFASMVFSDQSNLLVSVKAVNDSYPLRGDLQVADQPFGVPYVNNDGPARGEVWVESRVLPALGLQIGDVLYVGDGEFTVSQVLVQEPDRQQGGMMESAGPRLLMHLEDVAATNVIQPGSRITYRYLFAGAQVDLDNFAQWLRDESDGQSRLRDVRDESQEVAEALSRAESFLMLGSLFAVILAGIAIALTARRYSERHFDYAAILKTLGCTSNQISAIYFTILALLLLIAVAMGSMFGWLVHELILRLLASVIPVQLPTPSLMPYGVGALTALVCLFAFAMPPLLALKHTSPLRVLRKDLVDAPLSTRLPYLFGIGGALLLIIWYSQDLLITGILVAGVAGVVLVLSALSWLLLRSGSAAGMRAGSAWMLAMSAVRRRRRQSVLQVLVFCLTIMSLLTLALLRTDLIRDWQAQLPEDTPNHFMMNITASQVDGMQNFMSQNNLQSNPFYPMMTAGLLSVNGEMPRNPWDEDDEQQTLTERSAGQDDRADAEAAEGGDEQGRQRVINRQVTWTSLLPPDNQIVAGSWWGEGDVAGQVSVEDDYARRLGVELGDELVFRAGEDQVTVTVTSLRTVRWDNMQPNFFFIFSPGTLDHLGATYLSTMLLVGEQKLMLNDLLRQFPTIVVLEVDAIIQQIQDIIAQVSSAIELIAALVLVAGALVLLACVNATLDERFRENAILRTLGAGRRLILNSLWIEFAFIGLLAGVIATVGAELSLYYLQTEVFQQDFSPHYWVWFVGPVAGTVIISLLGVNATRRVVKTSPLAVLRELSV
- a CDS encoding MORN repeat-containing protein, with product MRIQQVFEGVSQLGLLVCLMLVSALAQAQQTSATEISRTCVYGDCESGFGILEIRTELGTDRYEGDFQSGRYHGFGRLEQMISRSERAYYEGDWVAGSREGRGTYWDGRSRLYIGQWRDDLRHGRGAYFFGVNDWYPNKHTELWLRENTENYTGEFVDDLYQGQGVYRWPDGQRYEGRFYANEKHGPGTFFYPTGTRREQVWEYGRFVR
- a CDS encoding 6-phosphofructokinase, whose product is MSKANLFYAQSGGVTAVINASACGVIETARRHNDQIGTVYAGLNGIIGALREELIDTGKESAATIAALRHTPSGAFGSCRYKLKSLEDNRAEYQRLMDVFRAHNIRYFLYNGGGDSQDTANKVSMLSLKEGFPITCIGIPKTVDNDLPVTDNCPGFGSVAKYVAVSIREAGLDVASMCESSTKVFVMEVMGRHAGWIAGAAGLAAEQEGDAPHIILFPEIAFDKPAFLRRVRDCVNRYGFCAIVVSEGAHYANGQFLADAGGKDAFGHTQLGGVAPFLANMIKQELGYKYHWAVADYLQRAARHIASATDVEQAYAVGKAAVEFALAGKNAVMPTIVRKPGDRYEWEIGEVALADVANVEKPMPREFITEDGFNITEQARQYFTPLIAGEDYPPYKNGLPQYARLKGELADKKLPAWDQS
- the pdxH gene encoding pyridoxamine 5'-phosphate oxidase, translating into MDLQSIRREYLRGQLHREELALDPIEQFGRWMDQAIKMEQPEPTAMVLATSQPSQRVVLLKGFDERGFTFFTNYESRKAQQIAVNSSVSLHFPWLTIERQVIIQGVAEKVSIEESRAYFNSRPRESQLGAWASPQSRVLASRDVMEQQYESASEKFAGQDIPLPEFWGGYRVAPQSIEFWQGGSRRLHDRFLYIRQADGDWLIERLAP
- a CDS encoding TIGR02444 family protein, whose protein sequence is MISLSDFAITVYRASDVQSACLQLQDDFNADIPYLFFLCWYGVYKGQISDELAAVSEHHNQSISRQVVQPLRQARRWMKMHWSAQSPLREKIKAAELQAELALLEDLQQMAAPIAGNGHPGTEAIRANIQRYLQSLPVLPDEHIWLPVLRGAAGVQHPASD
- a CDS encoding ABC transporter ATP-binding protein; this translates as MTAILEARHLAKKVMTSEGELVILKDINIAIEDGETLAIVGASGSGKSTLLGLMAGLDTASSGDMMLDGANLSAMDEEERALLRGRSVGFVFQSFQLLPSLTALENVMLPIELKNDRDARNKAAVLLQRVGLESRQHHYPNQLSGGEQQRVAIARAFASQARILFADEPTGNLDSATGARVIELLFSLNAEFGTTLVLVTHDDRLAERCGRIVRLVAGDITEDSRHG